A DNA window from Chlamydia buteonis contains the following coding sequences:
- a CDS encoding glycine cleavage protein H-like protein, with protein MWYSDCHVWIDPIHEDIVRLGLTSKMGENLGQILHIDLPDLGSFCKEGEVLVILESSKSAIEVLSPVSGEIIEVNENLKEDVQLLNISPEEAGWFVIVKLDQKLNTQGLSPKE; from the coding sequence ATGTGGTATTCTGATTGTCATGTGTGGATCGACCCAATACACGAGGATATTGTACGTCTAGGATTGACGTCTAAGATGGGAGAAAACCTGGGACAAATCCTTCATATTGACCTGCCGGATCTAGGAAGCTTTTGTAAGGAAGGCGAGGTTCTCGTTATTTTGGAGTCTTCGAAATCTGCTATTGAGGTATTAAGTCCGGTTTCTGGAGAAATTATTGAGGTTAATGAGAATCTCAAAGAAGACGTACAGCTTCTTAATATTTCTCCCGAAGAAGCTGGCTGGTTTGTAATCGTTAAATTGGATCAAAAATTAAACACACAAGGTCTTTCTCCCAAAGAATAG
- the nqrE gene encoding NADH:ubiquinone reductase (Na(+)-transporting) subunit E, which yields MWLGEYTWLNIFGIFLQATFIQNILLSNFLGMCSYLACSARVSTANGLGMSVALVLTVTGSINWFVHAFITGPKALTWISPALANINLNFLELIIFIVVIAAFTQILELFLEKVSRNLYLSLGIFLPLIAVNCAILGGVLFGITRNYPFIPMMIFSLGAGSGWWLAIVLFATIKEKLAYSDIPKNLQGMGISFITTGLIAMAFMSLTGIDISKPSATVAASDVLETKKVSSAEVNELKPIKKVRSAHQRAVKTKTINTKKGKLQ from the coding sequence ATGTGGTTAGGCGAATATACATGGCTAAATATCTTTGGTATATTTTTACAAGCCACCTTTATCCAAAATATCCTACTATCAAATTTTCTGGGGATGTGCAGCTATCTTGCCTGTTCAGCACGAGTCTCTACAGCTAACGGTTTAGGAATGTCCGTAGCATTGGTACTCACTGTTACTGGAAGTATTAACTGGTTCGTACATGCATTTATTACAGGGCCTAAAGCTTTAACTTGGATATCCCCTGCATTAGCTAACATAAACTTAAATTTTCTAGAACTCATCATCTTCATAGTTGTCATTGCTGCTTTCACACAAATCCTTGAACTGTTTTTAGAAAAAGTATCAAGAAATCTCTACCTCTCCTTAGGTATCTTCCTCCCCCTAATCGCGGTAAACTGCGCAATCTTGGGCGGAGTACTCTTTGGAATCACACGCAACTATCCGTTCATTCCGATGATGATATTCTCTTTAGGTGCTGGAAGCGGCTGGTGGTTAGCTATTGTTTTGTTTGCCACTATTAAAGAAAAGCTCGCTTATTCTGATATTCCTAAAAATCTTCAGGGAATGGGAATCTCTTTCATTACCACAGGACTTATAGCGATGGCCTTCATGAGTCTAACAGGTATTGATATCTCTAAACCATCAGCAACAGTAGCGGCATCTGATGTTTTAGAAACCAAAAAAGTCTCTTCGGCAGAAGTCAACGAGCTCAAGCCTATAAAAAAAGTACGCTCAGCTCATCAGCGTGCTGTTAAGACGAAAACTATAAATACAAAAAAGGGAAAACTTCAGTAA
- the nqrD gene encoding NADH:ubiquinone reductase (Na(+)-transporting) subunit D, translating into MAANKSYKSYFLDPLWDNNQPLIAILGICSALAVTTTVNTAITMGLAVSFVTGCSSFFVSLLRKATPDSVRMITQLIIISLFVIVIDQFLKAFFFNTSKTLSVFVGLIITNCIVMGRAESLARNVPPIPAFLDGFASGLGYGWVLVTVSIIREFFGFGTILGLRLIPTCFYASEAHPDGYENFGLMVLAPSAFFLLGIMIWGVNILRSKKAKR; encoded by the coding sequence ATGGCAGCAAATAAATCATACAAGAGTTATTTTCTTGACCCTCTTTGGGACAATAACCAACCCCTTATCGCTATTTTAGGGATTTGCTCTGCGCTGGCTGTAACAACAACAGTAAATACAGCAATTACTATGGGTCTTGCTGTAAGTTTCGTTACAGGATGTTCTTCGTTCTTTGTATCTTTATTGCGGAAAGCAACCCCTGATAGCGTGCGTATGATCACCCAGCTAATTATCATTAGCTTATTTGTGATTGTAATTGATCAGTTCCTAAAGGCTTTTTTCTTTAATACCTCAAAAACACTTTCTGTGTTCGTCGGGTTAATTATCACTAACTGTATCGTAATGGGAAGAGCAGAAAGTTTAGCGAGAAATGTTCCACCTATTCCTGCTTTTTTAGACGGTTTTGCATCAGGATTAGGTTACGGTTGGGTATTAGTTACTGTAAGTATAATAAGAGAATTCTTCGGCTTTGGGACAATTCTTGGATTACGACTTATTCCTACATGTTTTTACGCCTCAGAAGCTCATCCCGATGGGTATGAAAACTTTGGTTTGATGGTTTTAGCTCCCTCAGCATTCTTCCTTCTAGGTATTATGATTTGGGGTGTAAATATTCTGAGATCTAAAAAGGCAAAAAGGTAG